The following are encoded together in the Carassius auratus strain Wakin chromosome 34, ASM336829v1, whole genome shotgun sequence genome:
- the LOC113053367 gene encoding gamma-crystallin M2-like, with the protein MKVTFYEDRNFQGRSYDCMSDCADFSSYMSRCHSCRVHSGCWMMYDQPNYMGNQYFFRRGEYADYMSMFGMSNCIRSCRMIPMHRGSYRMRIYERENFMGQMYEMMDDCDSTMDRYRMPHCQSCHVMDGHWLMYEQPHYRGRQWYFRPGEYRSFSNMGGMRFMSMRRIMDSWY; encoded by the exons ATGAAG gtcACCTTTTACGAGGACAGGAACTTCCAGGGTCGCTCTTATGACTGTATGAGCGACTGTGCCGATTTCTCCTCCTACATGAGCCGCTGTCACTCTTGCAGAGTGCACAGTGGATGCTGGATGATGTACGATCAACCCAACTACATGGGAAATCAGTATTTCTTTAGGAGGGGCGAGTACGCTGATTACATGTCTATGTTTGGAATGAGCAACTGCATCAGGTCCTGCCGTATGATCCCCATG CACAGAGGATCCTACAGAATGAGGATCTACGAGAGGGAGAACTTCATGGGGCAGATGTACGAGATGATGGATGACTGTGACAGTACCATGGACCGTTACCGTATGCCTCACTGCCAGTCCTGCCATGTAATGGACGGCCACTGGCTCATGTATGAGCAGCCCCACTACAGAGGCAGGCAGTGGTACTTCAGACCTGGAGAGTACAGGAGCTTCAGCAATATGGGTGGCATGAGATTCATGAGCATGAGGCGTATCATGGACTCATGGTACTAg